The Arabidopsis thaliana chromosome 5, partial sequence genomic interval caagaaaacacattGGCATTAGGTTATGAAGGAAAACAGATACCTTGTTGCATCAAACACATTGGCATTAGGTTAAGAGAAGGGCAAAAACagctgtttctttttctctacaGATGGAGACATATCGTTCACAGAAGATACTTGTGACTATAGTTAAGAAACTTGACCAACATTAAAATCCATTTTCACACATACAAAGTCCTTCTCTAACTAACAAGAAGAATCATTAAAACATTCTAGGTATGATTtctagggttagggtttcaaaaTCCCTGCTCTAACAGAACAAAGTGCATTTTAATGTAAAACAACAGAAAGATTCTCATATCACAAGATTGAATGCTATTCAACACACAAAacctagaaaaaaaaatacgactctaaacaaaagattaaagatTTGTGTACCACAAGCTTAagggtttttgattctttctttctgattcCCGCTAATTCGACTCTGCGACGGTCTTTAACAACGAGAACTGATTTGATTTCGAAATTCTCAGAGTGGGATAACGCTAAGAAAGATGACAAAGAGTCGTCTGAACATATATAGTTCTGCCTTCGTCGAAGCAGAGGAAACGCCTGAGACGCTGCTAATCGAGCCGTAGTTTCCACGCTACGCGTTTGCTTTTATTCTTcaagataatatatagtattaattaCAGTATCTTcagaaatgaaaacatatgTCTTCTATTGTTTATAtgaggaaagaaaaattcGAATAAGTTCTAGATattgaaaaatgttattaCGATAGGATCTGATTCCAGTCAAATTAATACACCTAATCCATTACAGATTTTACTACCATTTTAAAGTCACGTGACTTTTACATAATCTAAAATCAAAAGAgcgaaaaataaaacaagaggTCGGTACGGTTCGGTTTAGCATTATTAGAAAGtagaaaccaaaccaaactgaatTGGATAACGTTCATTGATCAGAATAGGTAATAGGTCATGTTTCTGGTAATAGCTGACGTTTCTGGTAAAGTCTTCTGTAGATTCTTGCACCTTCGAACTCTGCGTGGATCTCTCGTTCTGTTCTTATACCCATCGGGTTTTCCGTTAACCACCCATCCTCTGTGTCAACTGTGTCCATGTGTTGAAGAACATTTGATTCCTCGTCCAACTGATCTCTCATGTCTTGAGCCACATCCAGCACATCGGATTGCACAAATATCTGTGCACAACCagtaacaaagaaaatgtatatagTTAAGTTTAAACTGTAAAAGAACCAGTAGTGTTGGTAGGCAGTAAGCAAAACACTTACTTTTCCACCgggttttaggttttgaagAATGGAATTCACCAAAGGCTTTTGAACAACACGTCTCTTTTGATGACGTTTCTTGAAATGAGGATCCGGACACTGCATTTTTACACgtcaaaacaaataagttgGATTATCATCACCACCTGAAGAAAGAGCCGGTAAATATAGCTTTCTCGGATGCTTACAACTTTCTTTTATCACTTACCAAGATTGAGACAATCTCCAATGGTCCAGGATAGCTCGATATAAGATGTTCAAAAGAAACCATGGCGTTTGCAAATATGAAGTGTCTGAAACCCATCCATCAAAGAAGTTATCAACAGAGTATATAACATAGGTGTATTCAAAAAATCTTTCCTAAGGTTTTGGGATGCAGAGATTACACGTTTGAAAGTCCGAGCTCATTCACCCAAAAGTTGGCGCGCTTGACCAGCTGCAAAGAAATGTGACAAATTAAACTTCATTAGGCCAAAGATACCGAAAGATACATCAGCTTAAGTAGATGAATGATCAGCtggaaaacatcaaaacagtCAAAAGGAGATAGATCCTTACTTTCTGACGTATTTCCAGCCCCAAGTAATTTCTTGATTCAACATTCTTATTGGCTTGCCATAGGAGAAATCTGCCACTACCTAAAATATAATGACGTAGCCACAGGTTAGTAGAAGAATCCAAGTTCAAAAACCAATTACAAGGCAGAGAGGCAAGAACGGAAATCAAATGGGAAACTTTTGGCCTTTAAAAGTTGAAACACATTCAAGCATGAAAGAGGCGCAAGACCAGGAACGATATAAAGGAGAGCTATTTGACtactcaaaattcaaattcagatTCCAGGGAATTATACCAATTACGCAACCAAAAGTCTCCAACAACTAGTGTATAATGTAACTTAACTAAGAAAACAGGATCTGCATAAGTATATATCAATTTTcagaagaagatataaataGATTTGAGTTGAGACAAAGCATAAGTCCCACAAGTCTAAGCAAGCTCACAAGTTACCACTTCCAATATCCACCATAAGAGGAAGTGATGGATCCTTATAAACTTCATCCCAAACAGGAACTGGAGCTGGTTTCTATCAGAAAGAAGAACAGTATAAATCAGTTTTAGTGTTTCACATATCATTTCAAAAGTCACAAACTTTGCAACATCATCAACTTACAGAGAAAGAGGAACTGAGAGGATTAACATGCTGTCTGATTCTTACATGACCCACTTCCTGcaaataaaacagagagaaacacAAATTATACTCAACCACTAATTAGAGATACTGATAGACCAGAGTCTATGAAGATGAAAAGCTATCTACTtggaacaaaaagagaaaagaacactaatcgaaacaaaaacaataccCAGAAAGCAAAGACtggaaaaggaaacaaatttagggtaagcaaaaacagagggagagagaagaaaggaggATACTTCAGATATCTTATGATTGAGGTTAAGTTCTGCATACTCCAATTCCACCAATTCATTGCTTCTCAGATCCTTAAAATCGACACAAACTGAGGTAGACGCTGACGAAGACGCAGAAACGGCATTAAATGCTCTAAAGCTGTTACAATGGCGAGGGATTTTGTGTTCCCTCATGAAGATAAACGGAGATGATGCTAAGGAGAACACCCTTTTCGCCAGGAGCAATGGTGTAGCTGAAGACGAAGAGCAAGCTTGACATAGAGAAGCCATTTTTGttagagaaacagaggaggatTGGATTCAATTCCAGACcataaaaatgttttcttttagtgTTCTTCTCCTGCTTCTTAAACCcaatgaaggaagaagaaagctgtGATCTCAATCTAGAAAACGTTCAAGAGTTTTGTACTTAATGTGATAAGAATCGAAATAAATGGGGTGTTTGTGTAAATACATTAAAATGCTTAAGAACTTGTGGATTTTAAAAACTCCAGCTTTCTCCGCTTGAGCTCATCATAGCCACTAACCAAAAAGATGGCCTCGGCGATGGTTACATCGCTCAGGCTGAGGCCAAACTTCTCCGCAGCCACGTCaccctcctcctcttcttccgCCGGAAATGTCAAGTACCGACCCGCCGTAATTCTCCCGGTAAATAATCTCCGTCCTTTGATTGAGACAACTATGGCGGAAAATGTGTGGttccaaaatttttttttattattttcactgaattttctgtttcttatagTTTTAAGTGTTTTCCTGCATTTTCCTTTAGAAACATATTTAAAGTCCAAAACTTGGTTTTTGTGTTATATGATTCAATGGTGGGTTTAGTGTCACTATGGCTGCTTTGTGGAATTGGtttattagggtttagggaatAATACAGGAGACTACAAGAAGCTGGAGGTAACATTGGGTGAATACGGTGTTCCTGCTGTGGTTGCAGCTGTATCAAGGCTTGATTGGTTTAGAAATGCAGCCGGTTTGGTTGATCCAGCCTACTGGCGTGGCACGCTCCGCCCTCGTCCTGTTCTTGATTGGTACTGATTGCTCAATGAATGTATCacttgttttgtgttttgaattttttgacTGGTTTCAAATGATGAGTCTTTTATATGGTTGATCAGGTACTTGAATAGAATTGATGATGCAGTCCGTGAAGCCAATGAGCTAGCTCAAGGTAAATCTCACATTTGATTTGAAGCTTTTTGTTCTTGGATCAGACTTAGCTGCTAGTTTCAGTTGTGAATCGCGGTAACCATAAAACTCGGTAGTTTTGCGTCATTTATAGGTCAAGGATTGTGTTTGATTGGACACTCAGCTGGAGGATGGCTTGCTCGAGTTTACATGGAAGAATACGGAAACTCTGATATCTCCTTGTTGTTGACACTTGGTACGCCTCACTTGTAGGTAACATACATGTCGATTACATTTTTTAGACCTTTCAAGAGATATTGCTTCGATGTTTTGACCATGTATGGTTTTGTATCCCGTTTAGACCACCACCGAGAGGACTTCCGGGGGTTATTGATCAAACAAGAGGTCTTCTCTATTATGTCGAAGAGAATTGTGCAAAAGCTGTTTACACTCCTGAGCTGAAATATGTCTGTATCGCCGGGAGGTAATGCTTCTTCTAGAAACCATATATGTGTGGAACCTCTGTCCAATCTGAATTTAGTACTTCATGTGTAGATACATTCGTGGAGCTCGTTTGGTTGACAATGCAGATGCAGATATTGATTCTGATGTAACTGTTGGAATCGACAGTGGAGAAGGGATTTCAGAACTTGCTATAGCAAGCAACAAGAAGAGTGGTACTTTCCGTGCTCGTTTTGTAGGGCAAGGATACAAGCAAGTATGTGGAAGAGCTGATGTGTGGGGTGATGGAGTAGTTCCTGAGGTTTCAGCTCATCTTGAAGGTGCACTTAATGTTAGCTTCGACGGTGTTTACCATTCACCTGTTGGTTCAGACGATGAAACCAGACCTTGG includes:
- a CDS encoding tRNA (guanine-N-7) methyltransferase (tRNA (guanine-N-7) methyltransferase; FUNCTIONS IN: tRNA (guanine-N7-)-methyltransferase activity; INVOLVED IN: tRNA modification; LOCATED IN: chloroplast; EXPRESSED IN: 21 plant structures; EXPRESSED DURING: 13 growth stages; CONTAINS InterPro DOMAIN/s: tRNA (guanine-N-7) methyltransferase (InterPro:IPR003358); BEST Arabidopsis thaliana protein match is: tRNA (guanine-N-7) methyltransferase (TAIR:AT5G24840.1); Has 30201 Blast hits to 17322 proteins in 780 species: Archae - 12; Bacteria - 1396; Metazoa - 17338; Fungi - 3422; Plants - 5037; Viruses - 0; Other Eukaryotes - 2996 (source: NCBI BLink).) — its product is MASLCQACSSSSATPLLLAKRVFSLASSPFIFMREHKIPRHCNSFRAFNAVSASSSASTSVCVDFKDLRSNELVELEYAELNLNHKISEEVGHVRIRQHVNPLSSSFSKPAPVPVWDEVYKDPSLPLMVDIGSGSGRFLLWQANKNVESRNYLGLEIRQKLVKRANFWVNELGLSNVHFIFANAMVSFEHLISSYPGPLEIVSILCPDPHFKKRHQKRRVVQKPLVNSILQNLKPGGKIFVQSDVLDVAQDMRDQLDEESNVLQHMDTVDTEDGWLTENPMGIRTEREIHAEFEGARIYRRLYQKRQLLPET
- a CDS encoding alpha/beta-Hydrolases superfamily protein (alpha/beta-Hydrolases superfamily protein; FUNCTIONS IN: hydrolase activity, acting on ester bonds; INVOLVED IN: intracellular protein transport, GPI anchor metabolic process; LOCATED IN: chloroplast, chloroplast envelope; EXPRESSED IN: 22 plant structures; EXPRESSED DURING: 15 growth stages; CONTAINS InterPro DOMAIN/s: PGAP1-like (InterPro:IPR012908); Has 30201 Blast hits to 17322 proteins in 780 species: Archae - 12; Bacteria - 1396; Metazoa - 17338; Fungi - 3422; Plants - 5037; Viruses - 0; Other Eukaryotes - 2996 (source: NCBI BLink).), coding for MASAMVTSLRLRPNFSAATSPSSSSSAGNVKYRPAVILPGLGNNTGDYKKLEVTLGEYGVPAVVAAVSRLDWFRNAAGLVDPAYWRGTLRPRPVLDWYLNRIDDAVREANELAQGQGLCLIGHSAGGWLARVYMEEYGNSDISLLLTLGTPHLPPPRGLPGVIDQTRGLLYYVEENCAKAVYTPELKYVCIAGRYIRGARLVDNADADIDSDVTVGIDSGEGISELAIASNKKSGTFRARFVGQGYKQVCGRADVWGDGVVPEVSAHLEGALNVSFDGVYHSPVGSDDETRPWYGSPVIVKDWIHHLLE